In the Silvanigrella aquatica genome, TCATGTTTTATTATAATTAAAGATGAAGGTGTGCATTTGAAATATTGTTCGAAATATGAACAGTACATTCATGCCCTTTTGTTTGTATTGCATCCAATAATATTAATTATTTTGTTTTTATCATGGTCATCATTTTCTGTATCTTATTTTCCTATTTTTGAAGTCTTTAAATCGTTTTTTTTAAAACTGTTAATTTACTTTCAATTTTTTTCTGCTACCATTTTTTTATTTTATCAGATTGTATTTTGGAATTTTATTTTTAAGGAAGCAGAATATGTTTCAAAAAGAAGCCATAAATAATGATCTTTATAGGGATTTAGGAGAGAAATGGTATTATGGAAATGACTATATTGGATTGTTAAGAAGTGAATCAAAAACGCGAAATCCTTGGATTTTAAATCAAATTCAAAATCAATTTCAGAAAAGTGTTGAGTTACTTGATATCGGATGCGGTGGTGGACTGTTGACAAATGATTTTGCAAAGCAAAATTTTAATATTACGGGTGTTGATATTCATGACGAAGTTCTACAAATCGCAAAAAATTATGACCCCAATAAAAAAGTAAAGTATATTAAGGCCAATGCGTTAAGTTTGCCATTTGAAAATGAGAGCTTTGATGTGGTCTGTGCTCTTGATTTTTTAGAACATGTTGACAATTTTCATTTAGCTTTATCAGAAGGTGTTCGTGTATTAAAGAAAAATGGTTTATTTTTTTTCCACACATTTAATAGAAACATTTTATCGTGGATTTTTGTAATTAAAGGCATGGAATGGTTTGTAAAACGCACACCTAAAAACCTGCATGTATTTCATTTGTTCATTAAGCCTGAGGAACTGATAAATTGTTTTTCGGATTTAGGTTGTCAAAAAATAGAGTTGCATGGGCTTAATCCAAAAATATTTTCTAGATCATTTTTTAAATTAATTCGCTATGGAGTTGTCGACAAAGACTTTAAATTTGAAATCAGTTCATCACTAAAAATGGGATACATTGGTTATGTTAAAAAATTATAATTAAAATAATGAGTTTAAATTTTTATTCTTGTATTTTTTTTAAAACTAGGAAAAAATAAAATTATTGGTCTAAATGACTTTAATTTTTAATAGCTATAAAATATTGCAATGAGTTTCTTGTTTTAAGTAAATGATAATTTTGTTCAATATCTCCTGATAACAAATTTAAGTTTATAACTACCATAATCCTAATGTGGAATGATTTTAAAATTTAATAAGATATCCAAAATAAAGTATAAAACAATATTATTATTTGTTAAAAAGTATATTTATAAAAAAATTATAAACAAACAAAAAATATCAATATAATAGATGTTGTAAATATTTGACTTTAAAAAAATTATACTTTAAAAAAAAATCCGATAATTCTTTTTACTGAATTATTAAAATTAATATTTTAAAATAAAAAAAATTTAAAAATATTAATGTGGGTTGTCTAAATAATAAATTAATTAGATATAATATTATTTTATTTAAACATGAGCAGAGAGCAGGATATGCGGGAAATAATTAGTAATTATAAAAAAATTGAGTTAACAAAATATTCAAGAATAAAAGATTTTTCTCAATGTTTTTCAATATATGCTATAGCAATATTTTCAATATTTTTTGCAATATATTTAGATAATTTAATTATCTGGATTTTATATTTCTTTTTTATGGGATTTATGGGTATTAGTTTTCTAAGTTTTTCTCATAACTGTATTCATGGTTTTTTTTTCAAAAGCAAATTTTTGAGACATGCTTTTGGCTCTATAAATTCAATTCCTTTATTGGTTAATTATTCTATTTATAATTCTTCACATATAGAGCATCATAAGTATACAAATATGGAAGAAGATGTCCAGCAAAAAGTAGAAATAACTTCATTATTTAAATATTTAAGTTATTTTCCATATTTAACATTATTTATTAATCATATTAAAATCGGCTTATTCGCATTACTTGGTAAAAAACTATCTTATAAAAGACTCGAGAGTGAAAGAAAA is a window encoding:
- the ubiG gene encoding bifunctional 2-polyprenyl-6-hydroxyphenol methylase/3-demethylubiquinol 3-O-methyltransferase UbiG: MFQKEAINNDLYRDLGEKWYYGNDYIGLLRSESKTRNPWILNQIQNQFQKSVELLDIGCGGGLLTNDFAKQNFNITGVDIHDEVLQIAKNYDPNKKVKYIKANALSLPFENESFDVVCALDFLEHVDNFHLALSEGVRVLKKNGLFFFHTFNRNILSWIFVIKGMEWFVKRTPKNLHVFHLFIKPEELINCFSDLGCQKIELHGLNPKIFSRSFFKLIRYGVVDKDFKFEISSSLKMGYIGYVKKL
- a CDS encoding fatty acid desaturase family protein, with translation MREIISNYKKIELTKYSRIKDFSQCFSIYAIAIFSIFFAIYLDNLIIWILYFFFMGFMGISFLSFSHNCIHGFFFKSKFLRHAFGSINSIPLLVNYSIYNSSHIEHHKYTNMEEDVQQKVEITSLFKYLSYFPYLTLFINHIKIGLFALLGKKLSYKRLESERKNIIINFFISFIWLLSSIILTLHYPLLIKVYWIPLFIFHQLIFLFRLSEHYGCNLTNNRWENSRSITSNFIVRFLMINNNFHAEHHFYPSIPFQNLHKLHLEIGKNFKYIESSYFKFHIHLIYRCFNLRKFNKNKIN